One Turneriella parva DSM 21527 genomic region harbors:
- a CDS encoding diacylglycerol/polyprenol kinase family protein, which produces MPAEQKKLFSKDNQAGDKFNYARKLFHLIGLVIPVGYFFTWLDPVSPWQFKETTRSLIFWITGVITIFFLVIEFLRFRFKLWQDLFVKVAGPMLKGKELNKMHGSVPYILALCLVVGFFPRDIAILSILFLTFGDPAAALVGGKYGTIRFYNGKSLQGTLGGIGGAFFSGLVFLLLLSATGVASDFVLWDTHGVRLENWLTLCIGAISALLIEFVSHEGLLDDNLTIPVGASLIMIGAHALFAGQNLAAYFNPIQDLLRTIH; this is translated from the coding sequence ATGCCCGCCGAACAAAAGAAACTCTTTAGCAAAGATAACCAGGCCGGTGACAAGTTCAACTATGCCCGCAAGCTTTTTCACCTGATTGGTCTCGTGATTCCCGTCGGCTATTTCTTCACCTGGCTCGACCCCGTCAGCCCATGGCAGTTCAAAGAGACGACGCGCTCCCTCATCTTTTGGATCACCGGCGTCATCACCATATTTTTTCTGGTCATTGAGTTCTTGCGCTTTCGTTTTAAACTATGGCAAGACCTGTTTGTAAAGGTTGCCGGCCCCATGCTCAAGGGTAAAGAGCTCAACAAGATGCACGGCAGCGTGCCTTATATTCTCGCGCTTTGTCTTGTTGTGGGTTTTTTTCCGCGCGATATCGCAATTCTCTCCATTCTGTTTCTGACGTTCGGTGACCCGGCGGCTGCGCTCGTCGGAGGCAAATATGGTACGATACGCTTCTACAACGGCAAGAGCCTTCAGGGCACACTCGGCGGCATTGGCGGTGCATTCTTCTCAGGTCTGGTTTTTCTGTTGCTGCTTTCAGCGACCGGCGTAGCGTCAGATTTTGTTCTGTGGGATACTCACGGCGTTCGGCTTGAAAACTGGCTGACGCTGTGCATCGGGGCAATCTCTGCTCTGCTCATTGAATTTGTGAGCCACGAAGGTTTGCTCGATGACAACCTAACGATTCCGGTAGGCGCATCTCTCATCATGATTGGCGCGCATGCCCTTTTCGCCGGCCAAAACCTTGCTGCATACTTTAACCCGATTCAAGACCTGCTGCGTACTATTCACTAG
- a CDS encoding STAS domain-containing protein, giving the protein MAGLAEQQFQVSEEKTQTYTFFKVKGAMNSQNTHEVRRRFLDAATRDHVLLDMSEVELIVSTGIGLLFEMSEQLSRGNKKLVLIQPSSRVQQVISMTGFTEMFSYAPSRIAGEKLLA; this is encoded by the coding sequence ATGGCCGGGCTTGCAGAGCAACAATTTCAGGTTTCAGAAGAGAAAACACAGACTTATACATTTTTTAAGGTCAAAGGCGCGATGAATTCGCAGAATACCCACGAAGTCCGCCGCCGCTTTCTTGACGCAGCCACGCGCGACCACGTATTGCTCGACATGAGCGAAGTTGAACTTATCGTCTCGACCGGTATCGGGCTGCTCTTTGAAATGAGCGAGCAGCTGTCGCGGGGCAATAAGAAGCTCGTGCTGATTCAGCCTTCATCGCGGGTGCAGCAGGTCATCAGCATGACGGGCTTCACCGAGATGTTCTCTTATGCCCCATCACGCATTGCGGGCGAAAAACTGCTGGCCTGA
- a CDS encoding adenylate/guanylate cyclase domain-containing protein, which translates to MFSLLKSLARAGADLDAHRNRYIINCNVFALIVIATSLPYPFIYLYLKVDIDPLLLSGSVVFLFSYSMVIFLNFLRVHTLAKLLFFATAVCQLFGICLVFGNESGLHQFFYAAFVGVFFVVDRHQKILLFPALLTLAAEYLLIQYINAYIDPIARLSPDTARTLNYISSGAVFTLLGAQCLHFYWSSLRGEIDLETARHQSDKLLLNILPETIADELKRNGTVEPVEHDLVTVVFTDFVGFTASSETRNPSDLLRQLDDCFSAFDAIIEKYNLEKLKTIGDAYMFAGGVPVDLKDNAARCVMAAKEIIAFVDSRRTEDPRFWQIRIGVHTGRLVAGVIGRKKFIYDVWGDTVNTASRLEAAGEPGKINTSTETYKLIKDKFSCLYRGEIAVKGKGPLAMYFVD; encoded by the coding sequence ATGTTCTCTTTACTCAAATCTCTGGCACGTGCCGGCGCAGACCTCGATGCGCATCGAAACCGCTACATCATCAATTGCAACGTGTTTGCGCTGATCGTCATTGCCACGTCGCTGCCATACCCCTTTATCTATCTGTACCTCAAAGTCGACATTGACCCCTTGCTACTTTCGGGCAGCGTCGTGTTTCTGTTCTCATACTCGATGGTGATTTTTCTGAATTTTCTGCGCGTGCACACCCTCGCCAAGCTGCTCTTTTTCGCGACCGCCGTCTGCCAGTTGTTCGGCATTTGTCTTGTATTCGGTAATGAATCGGGTCTGCACCAGTTTTTCTATGCGGCGTTTGTTGGCGTGTTCTTTGTCGTCGATCGCCACCAGAAGATTCTGCTGTTTCCCGCGTTGCTCACGCTTGCGGCGGAGTACCTGCTCATACAATACATTAACGCATATATTGACCCGATCGCCAGATTATCGCCCGACACGGCGCGCACTTTGAACTACATCAGCTCGGGCGCAGTCTTTACCCTGTTGGGTGCACAATGCCTGCACTTTTACTGGAGCAGCCTGCGCGGTGAGATCGACCTCGAAACCGCGCGCCACCAGTCAGACAAGCTGCTGCTGAATATCTTGCCCGAAACGATTGCCGACGAGCTTAAGCGCAACGGTACCGTCGAGCCGGTCGAACACGACCTCGTGACTGTGGTATTCACCGATTTCGTCGGGTTTACCGCCAGCTCTGAAACTCGAAACCCTTCTGATCTGCTGCGGCAGCTCGACGATTGTTTCAGCGCGTTTGATGCAATCATCGAAAAGTATAATTTGGAGAAACTCAAAACGATCGGCGATGCCTACATGTTTGCCGGCGGTGTACCCGTCGACCTTAAAGACAACGCGGCCCGGTGTGTCATGGCCGCCAAAGAGATTATCGCGTTCGTTGACAGCAGGCGTACCGAAGACCCGCGCTTCTGGCAGATTCGCATCGGCGTGCACACAGGGCGCCTCGTCGCGGGAGTCATCGGCAGAAAAAAATTCATTTATGATGTCTGGGGCGATACCGTGAACACGGCGAGCCGGCTTGAAGCAGCGGGCGAGCCAGGTAAAATTAATACATCCACCGAAACGTATAAGCTCATTAAAGACAAGTTTAGTTGTTTGTATCGCGGTGAGATTGCCGTGAAGGGCAAAGGCCCGCTTGCAATGTATTTTGTCGATTAG
- a CDS encoding YebC/PmpR family DNA-binding transcriptional regulator, translated as MAGHSKWKNIQHRKGAADAKRGAMFTKLAKEIMVAAKLGGGDESANPRLRTATLKARQNSMPKDNIERAIKKGTGELEGVTYEEGVYEGYGPGGIAIMVEVLTDKKSRTVPELKSTFKTNGGTMAEANAVAYLFDKKGLILVEGDNITEDDVMEIALDAGAEDIEKDDEKVFAVKTSVNDFHAVLSAMEPKLAAKGYKIVESALKYIPQTTITVEGEKAKEALELIEALEDNDDVQNVYTNLELTDAMMA; from the coding sequence ATGGCAGGCCATAGTAAGTGGAAAAATATTCAGCACCGCAAGGGCGCGGCAGACGCGAAGCGCGGCGCCATGTTCACGAAACTGGCGAAAGAGATTATGGTTGCGGCAAAGCTGGGTGGCGGTGATGAATCCGCAAACCCGCGCTTAAGAACCGCCACGCTCAAGGCCCGGCAGAACAGCATGCCCAAAGACAACATCGAACGGGCGATCAAGAAGGGCACCGGCGAACTCGAGGGCGTGACCTATGAAGAAGGCGTCTACGAAGGTTATGGTCCGGGCGGCATCGCGATCATGGTTGAAGTGCTGACCGACAAGAAGTCACGCACCGTGCCCGAGCTCAAGAGCACTTTCAAGACTAACGGCGGCACTATGGCCGAAGCCAACGCGGTTGCATACCTTTTTGATAAGAAGGGCCTCATTCTCGTTGAAGGCGACAACATTACCGAAGACGACGTCATGGAAATCGCGCTCGATGCGGGCGCAGAAGACATCGAGAAAGACGATGAAAAGGTTTTCGCCGTCAAAACCAGCGTGAATGATTTTCACGCAGTGCTGTCGGCTATGGAGCCAAAACTTGCCGCGAAAGGTTACAAGATCGTTGAATCGGCGCTCAAGTACATTCCGCAGACGACCATTACGGTTGAAGGCGAAAAGGCGAAAGAGGCGCTCGAACTGATCGAAGCGCTTGAAGACAATGACGACGTGCAGAACGTGTACACGAATCTCGAGCTGACCGACGCAATGATGGCGTGA
- a CDS encoding type II toxin-antitoxin system VapC family toxin yields the protein MTEKVFIDSGIFIAYLNKRDRWHQQALYLFQEKNIQPYTSELVLSETYSWFLHQAGEEIARQFRLFVHAIPKLKILFSTVDAQVATEAMLDRHRGSKLTYVDAASLALLEAQKIQTVWSTDYHLSLTGRKIKPVK from the coding sequence ATGACAGAAAAGGTCTTCATCGACAGCGGCATTTTTATCGCCTATTTGAACAAGCGAGACCGTTGGCACCAACAGGCGCTCTACCTCTTTCAAGAGAAGAATATTCAGCCTTACACTTCAGAGCTGGTATTGTCTGAGACGTATTCGTGGTTCTTGCATCAGGCGGGTGAAGAGATTGCGCGGCAGTTTCGCCTGTTTGTGCACGCTATCCCTAAACTAAAGATCTTGTTTTCGACTGTCGACGCGCAGGTCGCAACTGAAGCAATGCTCGACCGGCATCGTGGGTCTAAACTGACATACGTCGATGCGGCGAGTCTTGCGCTGCTCGAAGCGCAGAAGATTCAGACGGTGTGGTCAACCGATTATCATCTGTCGCTGACCGGGCGCAAGATTAAACCAGTGAAATAG